One Vespa crabro chromosome 1, iyVesCrab1.2, whole genome shotgun sequence genomic region harbors:
- the LOC124426180 gene encoding toll-like receptor Tollo, producing MRGSPAFFAILLGTIFGVLGASLSKALRYKAPDECKWVTAGDAEDDVSLVCRLRTINSELENTNFSVIQPQHTVRLRLECSDGLFYQSSLTAGSFRPLVELRELVIEYCKIGNLSDDAFKGLRELRNLTVRTHNTDWSAMALDVSAGAFTDELRQLEKLDLGENNIWNIPEGALCPLINLEILNLTRNRLREVTSFRFNAISKCLSSLKELDLSNNSIESLPTAAFSGLTRLHSLDLRCNAIGFMADRAFEGLSSLAILKLADNRLSSLPPELFSDARSIQEIHLRNNTLNVLPPGLFGELTQLLVLDLSRNELTVEWVNAATFGGLVRLVVLDLSSNRINRLDPTVFRDLYSLQILRLQENLLESLPENTFSALYNLHTLLLSDNRLTVIDATTLSGLYVLSLLSLDNNRIHTIHPSSLKNASSLQDLHLNGNRLTSVPDALKATPLLRTLDLGENLISEIPSGTFDHVAQLYGLRLTENHIGNLTKGIFDRIKELKILNLSRNRIQYIEPGTFDENLNLQAIRLDGNQLTDIAGLFTNLPNLVWLNVSDNKLKWFDYAMIPTGLQWLDIHSNEIRELGNYFEIESQLQLSTFDASENKLMEITGNAIPMSVELLFLNDNLISKVQSYSFFKKPNLTRVDLKGNQIRNLEPYALRISAVPPDKPLPEFYIGDNQYLCDCTMEWLQRVNRQNQTRVQPRVMDLESIYCKLLYDREHAFVPLVEASHSQFLCKYETHCFALCHCCDFDACDCEMTCPLNCTCYHDQSWSANVVDCSNGGHTNKLPEQIPMDATRLYLDGNDLRVVSSHAFIGRKKLKVLFLNSSNIEIVQNRSFNGLRDLEDLHLQDNRVRELRGHEFEGLDALRQLHLQRNQLVSIGNDTFAPLRSLRVLRLQSNRLTTLAVWTLPSSIEVSLSANPWSCECDYLQSYREWIREPNVRVTDASELRCVYNVTEFEAFGDETFTDDEFGFSVTANDRDTNVNGSASSSCTGAVPIDNEVHRNYTKTIIEKQVLQDYLPLLVATLASSLVIMLLCMLAFIFRQELRVWFHSRFGVRIFYRNHEVDRDDRDKLFDAFVSYSSKDEAFVAEELAPVLEMGNPSYKLCLHYRDFPVGSFIADTIVQAVESSRRTIMVLSENFIKSEWCRFDFKSAHHQVLRDRRRRLILVLVGDVHQRDLDPDIRLYLKTNTYLQWGDKLFWEKLRFALPDVPNNQRTTQRNRQPPPVRRQHNNRTSNGSRTVSVHI from the coding sequence ATGCGGGGTAGTCCTGCCTTCTTCGCCATATTACTCGGCACGATATTCGGCGTCCTCGGTGCGTCTCTCAGCAAGGCGTTGAGGTACAAAGCGCCGGACGAGTGCAAATGGGTTACCGCGGGCGATGCCGAGGATGACGTTTCCTTGGTATGCCGTTTGAGGACAATCAACAGCGAACTGGAGAACACAAATTTCAGTGTTATACAACCCCAGCACACTGTTCGCTTACGTCTCGAATGTAGCGACGGTCTTTTCTATCAGAGTTCCCTAACCGCCGGTAGCTTCAGGCCGTTGGTCGAGCTCCGTGAGCTCGTTATCGAGTATTGCAAGATAGGCAATCTCTCGGACGACGCGTTCAAAGGTCTTCGAGAGTTGCGTAACTTGACCGTTAGGACGCACAATACCGATTGGTCCGCTATGGCATTGGACGTTTCGGCCGGTGCATTCACGGACGAGCTTCGTCAATTGGAAAAGCTCGATCTGGGTGAAAACAATATATGGAATATACCGGAAGGTGCTCTCTGCCCTTTGATCAACTTGGAAATTCTCAATTTGACGAGGAACCGTTTGAGAGAGGTGACGAGTTTTCGCTTCAATGCAATCAGCAAGTGCCTTTCGAGCTTGAAAGAACTCGATCTTAGCAACAATAGCATCGAGTCCCTGCCTACCGCCGCGTTCTCCGGTTTGACCAGATTACACAGCTTGGATCTACGGTGCAACGCCATAGGCTTTATGGCGGATCGTGCTTTCGAGGGCCTCTCGTCCCTGGCCATCTTGAAACTTGCCGACAATCGTCTCTCCAGTTTACCCCCCGAGCTATTCAGCGACGCGAGAAGCATTCAAGAGATTCATCTTAGGAACAACACCTTGAACGTGCTACCGCCCGGTCTCTTTGGTGAACTCACGCAATTGTTGGTGCTTGACTTGTCGCGTAACGAACTGACGGTCGAATGGGTGAACGCCGCGACGTTCGGTGGTCTCGTAAGATTGGTCGTATTGGATCTGTCGAGTAATCGGATAAATCGACTGGATCCGACTGTATTTCGTGATCTTTACAGTTTACAGATATTACGGTTACAGGAAAATCTTTTGGAGAGTTTACCGGAGAACACCTTCTCCGCCCTTTACAATCTTCATACGTTACTTTTGAGTGACAACAGATTGACCGTAATAGATGCAACCACTCTAAGTGGACTTTACGTATTAAGCTTGCTCTCCCTCGACAATAACAGAATCCATACGATACATCCGAGCTCTCTGAAGAACGCCTCGTCTCTCCAGGATCTTCATCTTAACGGTAATCGACTGACATCGGTGCCGGACGCCTTGAAAGCCACTCCCCTATTGCGTACTCTCGACCTGGGCGAGAATCTCATTTCCGAGATACCGAGTGGCACCTTCGACCACGTGGCACAACTCTATGGTCTTCGATTGACCGAGAATCACATAGGGAATCTTACCAAGGGAATCTTCGATCGTATCAAAGAATTGAAGATCTTGAATTTATCGAGAAATCGAATACAATACATCGAGCCAGGAACGTTCGATGAGAATCTCAATCTCCAGGCAATACGTCTCGATGGGAATCAGTTGACCGACATTGCCGGACTCTTCACCAATTTACCAAATCTCGTATGGTTGAACGTCAGTGACAACAAACTGAAGTGGTTCGATTACGCGATGATACCGACGGGACTCCAGTGGCTCGACATACATTCGAACGAGATACGCGAGCTAGGGAATTACTTTGAAATAGAGAGTCAATTACAATTGAGTACCTTTGACGCAAGTGAGAACAAGCTAATGGAGATTACGGGCAACGCGATACCGATGAGCGTAGAATTGCTCTTTCTCAATGACAATTTAATATCGAAGGTGCAGAGTTATTCATTCTTCAAGAAACCAAATTTGACGCGGGTCGATCTGAAGGGCAATCAGATACGGAATCTCGAGCCGTACGCGTTACGGATCAGCGCCGTACCACCGGACAAACCATTACCGGAGTTCTACATCGGTGACAATCAGTATCTATGCGATTGTACGATGGAATGGTTGCAACGCGTAAATCGACAAAACCAAACGCGAGTTCAACCAAGAGTGATGGATCTAGAAAGTATTTACTGCAAGCTTCTTTACGATCGCGAACACGCATTCGTACCATTGGTCGAAGCGTCCCATTCCCAATTCCTTTGCAAATACGAAACTCATTGTTTCGCGCTCTGTCACTGTTGCGACTTCGACGCTTGCGATTGCGAAATGACGTGCCCGTTGAACTGCACTTGCTATCACGATCAATCCTGGTCGGCGAACGTCGTGGATTGTTCGAACGGCGGGCACACGAACAAACTGCCCGAACAGATACCGATGGACGCCACTCGGCTCTACCTCGACGGTAACGATCTTCGCGTCGTGTCCAGTCACGCTTTCATCGGCCGTAAGAAGCTGAAAGTTCTCTTTCTGAACTCGTCCAACATCGAGATCGTGCAGAACAGGTCGTTCAACGGACTACGCGACCTCGAGGATCTTCACTTGCAGGACAACAGGGTTCGTGAGTTACGGGGACACGAGTTCGAGGGATTGGACGCTCTTAGGCAGCTACATCTTCAACGGAATCAGCTCGTCTCGATCGGTAACGACACGTTCGCGCCGTTACGTTCTTTGAGAGTCCTAAGATTGCAAAGTAACCGGCTTACGACTTTGGCGGTCTGGACGTTACCTTCGTCGATTGAGGTCAGCCTATCGGCTAATCCTTGGTCCTGCGAGTGCGACTATCTTCAGAGTTATCGCGAATGGATACGCGAACCGAATGTTCGTGTAACGGACGCTTCTGAGTTACGTTGCGTTTACAACGTCACGGAGTTCGAAGCCTTCGGCGACGAGACATTTACCGACGACGAGTTTGGCTTCTCCGTAACGGCAAACGATCGTGACACGAACGTTAATGGGAGTGCCAGTTCCTCGTGTACCGGTGCGGTTCCTATAGACAACGAAGTGCATAGAAATTATACGAAGACCATCATTGAGAAACAAGTATTACAGGACTATTTGCCGCTTTTAGTTGCAACCCTGGCCAGTTCCTTGGTTATAATGTTACTATGTATGCTAGCATTTATATTTCGTCAAGAACTTCGGGTGTGGTTTCATTCGCGTTTCGGCGTACGAATCTTCTATAGAAATCACGAGGTCGATCGAGATGATAGGGATAAACTCTTCGACGCATTCGTTAGCTACAGCTCGAAGGACGAGGCATTCGTAGCGGAAGAATTGGCACCGGTATTGGAGATGGGAAATCCTTCCTATAAACTTTGTCTTCATTATCGTGACTTTCCTGTCGGAAGTTTCATAGCCGATACGATCGTACAAGCGGTCGAATCATCAAGAAGAACTATCATGGTACTCTCTGAGAACTTTATTAAATCCGAGTGGTGTCGTTTCGATTTTAAATCGGCCCATCATCAAGTATTGAGGGATCGAAGACGTAGGTTGATCCTAGTACTCGTTGGTGACGTTCATCAGCGTGATCTAGATCCAGATATACGTTTGTACTTAAAGACAAACACTTATCTCCAATGGGGCGATAAGCTCTTTTGGGAAAAGCTCAGATTCGCGTTGCCTGACGTTCCCAATAATCAAAGGACCACTCAAAGGAATAGACAACCGCCGCCTGTCCGACGGCAGCACAACAATAGGACGTCCAATGGATCGCGCACGGTCtccgtacatatataa